One region of Ahniella affigens genomic DNA includes:
- a CDS encoding DUF4344 domain-containing metallopeptidase, translating into MNTRILGLALLCLAAIGHADAAARRPAGFYADYAKVTNREYRDWNKAFREARALEEIADGLNQMVRIPTAVALTFDECGESNAFYDPDEQRVTMCFEMAEEVVEMFADEKSEDELDDLVAGTLLFFLGHEVGHALTHVLDLPITGKEEDAVDQLAVLLLSDGSEDSESALVAVSETFARWSDEEEADDDTFADAHSLNSQRLYNILCWSYGRDPEAYSDLVDDGFLPEDRAEGCADEYDQLSRSWGRLLDDHLVADAPPARKVIKKRSGGSQR; encoded by the coding sequence ATGAACACTCGGATCCTGGGCCTCGCCCTGCTGTGCCTCGCCGCCATTGGCCATGCCGACGCCGCCGCACGGCGACCCGCCGGCTTCTACGCCGACTATGCCAAGGTCACCAACCGTGAGTATCGCGACTGGAACAAGGCGTTCCGCGAAGCGCGGGCATTGGAGGAAATCGCCGATGGTCTGAACCAGATGGTCCGGATTCCCACAGCCGTTGCGCTGACGTTCGACGAATGTGGCGAATCCAATGCCTTCTACGACCCGGACGAACAGCGCGTCACCATGTGCTTCGAAATGGCCGAGGAAGTCGTCGAGATGTTTGCCGACGAGAAATCCGAGGACGAGCTCGATGACCTGGTTGCCGGCACGCTGCTCTTTTTCCTGGGCCATGAAGTCGGTCATGCGCTCACGCACGTTCTCGATCTGCCGATCACCGGCAAGGAAGAGGATGCGGTCGACCAACTTGCAGTCCTGCTCCTATCTGATGGCAGTGAAGATTCCGAGAGCGCCCTGGTCGCCGTATCCGAGACATTCGCTCGATGGTCTGACGAAGAAGAAGCCGACGACGACACATTCGCGGACGCGCATTCGCTGAACTCGCAGCGGCTCTACAACATCCTGTGCTGGTCCTACGGCCGAGATCCGGAAGCCTATAGCGATCTCGTCGACGATGGGTTTCTGCCCGAAGATCGCGCCGAGGGCTGTGCCGACGAATACGATCAGCTCAGCCGATCCTGGGGCCGGCTGCTCGACGATCACTTGGTGGCCGACGCGCCGCCTGCCCGCAAGGTGATCAAGAAACGCTCAGGTGGCAGTCAGCGCTGA
- a CDS encoding NAD+ synthase, translating into MAKIRIALAQFDFHVGAIDANADRMVALAETARQGGAKLILFPECALSGYLAEDLFLRPSFVQTCDRELARIVPLIQGIDAVIGHPISEGDQFFNAMSWIRNGRTLVRYRKQALPNYTVFDEKRYFDAGDQAAVVEIDGVRFGPLICEDIWEEFPARRAMQAGAEALLVINASPFDPINRARRHQVVSARAKTHQVPIAYVNIVGGQDDLVFDGGAFVAAPDGSLSPPAPAFEDHLLYVDYDSEARRFEPLNWPKPEASDDARLYAALVRSIRDYVDKNKFPGVLLGLSGGVDSALTLALAVDALGKDRVTAVMMPSRYTSDLSRNEAATQAEMLGVAYHVVPIEQPFQAYRDTLAPLFAGRAPDITEENLQARIRGMILMALSNKFGAMVLTTGNKSEMACGYATLYGDMCGGFAPLKDVYKTEVWDLCRYRNTVSPAIPEVVITRPPSAELRDNQTDQDSLPPYEMLDQILMRYIEHDKSRAEIIAEGFDEATVQRVVRLVLRNEYKRRQSAPGPRITRRAFGRDRRYPITTGWR; encoded by the coding sequence ATGGCCAAGATTCGCATCGCCCTCGCCCAGTTTGATTTTCACGTTGGCGCGATTGACGCCAATGCCGACCGGATGGTCGCGCTGGCCGAAACGGCGCGGCAGGGCGGCGCCAAACTGATTCTATTCCCCGAATGCGCGCTGTCCGGGTACCTGGCCGAAGACTTGTTTCTGCGCCCGAGTTTCGTGCAGACCTGCGACCGTGAGCTGGCCAGGATTGTGCCGCTGATTCAGGGAATCGATGCCGTCATCGGCCATCCGATCAGCGAAGGCGACCAGTTTTTCAACGCGATGAGCTGGATCCGGAATGGTCGAACCCTCGTCCGTTATCGCAAGCAGGCGCTGCCCAACTACACGGTTTTCGACGAAAAGCGTTACTTCGACGCTGGTGATCAGGCCGCCGTCGTCGAGATCGATGGCGTCCGGTTTGGCCCATTGATCTGCGAGGACATCTGGGAGGAATTTCCGGCCCGCCGGGCGATGCAAGCCGGCGCCGAGGCACTATTGGTGATCAATGCGTCACCCTTTGACCCGATCAATCGCGCGCGCCGGCATCAGGTCGTATCGGCCCGCGCGAAGACCCATCAGGTGCCCATCGCTTACGTCAACATCGTCGGGGGTCAGGACGATCTCGTGTTTGATGGCGGCGCGTTCGTGGCCGCGCCCGATGGCAGCCTGAGCCCGCCGGCTCCGGCGTTTGAAGACCACTTGCTGTACGTCGACTATGATTCGGAGGCGCGGCGCTTTGAACCGCTGAACTGGCCCAAGCCCGAGGCGTCCGATGATGCGCGCCTGTACGCCGCCCTGGTCCGGAGTATTCGGGACTATGTGGACAAGAACAAATTCCCGGGAGTGCTGCTCGGCCTGTCCGGCGGCGTCGATTCCGCACTCACTCTGGCGCTCGCGGTCGATGCCTTGGGCAAGGACCGGGTCACGGCGGTGATGATGCCGTCCCGTTACACGTCTGATTTGTCCCGGAACGAAGCGGCCACGCAGGCCGAGATGCTCGGCGTGGCCTATCACGTGGTGCCGATCGAGCAACCGTTTCAGGCGTATCGCGACACCCTGGCACCGCTGTTTGCCGGGCGCGCACCGGACATTACCGAAGAAAACCTGCAGGCCCGAATCAGGGGCATGATTCTGATGGCCCTGTCGAACAAATTCGGCGCCATGGTGCTGACCACCGGCAACAAGAGCGAGATGGCCTGTGGCTACGCCACGTTGTACGGCGACATGTGCGGTGGCTTTGCGCCGTTGAAGGATGTGTACAAGACCGAAGTCTGGGATCTGTGCCGCTACCGAAACACCGTATCGCCCGCCATTCCCGAAGTCGTCATCACCCGCCCACCATCGGCCGAGCTCCGCGACAACCAGACCGATCAGGACTCACTGCCGCCCTATGAGATGCTCGACCAGATCCTGATGCGCTACATCGAGCACGACAAATCCCGGGCCGAAATTATCGCCGAAGGGTTTGACGAGGCCACCGTTCAGCGCGTCGTCCGGTTAGTGCTTCGAAACGAGTACAAGCGCCGACAGTCGGCGCCGGGCCCGCGCATTACCCGCAGGGCGTTTGGCCGTGACCGCCGATATCCGATCACCACTGGCTGGCGCTGA